A single Flavobacteriales bacterium DNA region contains:
- the dusB gene encoding tRNA dihydrouridine synthase DusB, giving the protein MAKIGDIDVGDFPLLLAPMEDVSDPPFRAVCKANGADVMFTEFISSEGLIRDAAKSVQKLDIFEYERPIGIQIFGGDIEAMKESAEIATGANPDIIDINYGCPVKKVTCKGAGAGILRDIPKMVAMTAEIVKSTHLPVTVKTRLGWDTETMYVEEVAERLQDVGVKALSIHGRTRVQMYKGEADWTLIGNIKNNPRIHIPIFGNGDVDSPEKAKLMKDRYGVDGIMIGRASIGYPWIFNEIKLFLNTGQHLPLPTTDERVDTCLKHFEFSLQWKGEKLGNVEMRRHYANYFRDFPGFKQYRTLLVSSSENDEIREILENARNHYNQIEPSAA; this is encoded by the coding sequence ATGGCAAAGATAGGAGATATTGATGTTGGGGATTTCCCGTTGCTGCTTGCTCCGATGGAAGATGTGAGCGATCCACCTTTCAGGGCCGTTTGTAAGGCGAATGGAGCTGATGTGATGTTCACGGAGTTCATTTCATCTGAAGGTCTTATCCGCGATGCGGCAAAAAGCGTACAGAAACTTGATATTTTCGAATACGAACGTCCAATTGGCATTCAAATTTTTGGGGGAGATATTGAGGCGATGAAAGAATCAGCTGAAATAGCGACTGGCGCCAATCCGGACATCATCGACATCAATTATGGCTGCCCTGTGAAGAAAGTAACTTGTAAGGGTGCTGGAGCAGGTATCTTGCGGGACATACCGAAAATGGTTGCAATGACAGCTGAAATCGTCAAAAGCACACATCTTCCGGTTACTGTGAAAACTAGATTAGGTTGGGACACAGAAACGATGTATGTAGAAGAAGTTGCAGAACGGCTACAAGACGTGGGTGTGAAGGCCTTGAGCATTCACGGAAGAACCCGAGTTCAGATGTATAAAGGAGAAGCAGATTGGACCTTGATCGGAAACATCAAGAACAATCCTCGCATTCACATTCCCATTTTTGGGAACGGTGATGTAGATAGCCCGGAAAAAGCCAAGTTGATGAAAGACCGATATGGCGTTGATGGCATTATGATCGGTCGAGCAAGCATTGGTTATCCTTGGATCTTTAATGAAATCAAGCTCTTCCTAAATACAGGACAACATCTTCCATTGCCAACAACAGATGAACGTGTTGACACTTGCCTCAAACATTTTGAGTTCTCGCTTCAATGGAAGGGAGAAAAACTAGGGAACGTAGAAATGAGAAGGCATTACGCCAATTATTTCAGAGACTTTCCTGGATTTAAACAGTACAGAACGCTTCTAGTTTCTTCTTCAGAAAACGATGAAATACGCGAGATTCTGGAAAATGCGAGGAATCATTACAATCAAATTGAACCCTCCGCGGCATAG